Proteins from a genomic interval of Nitrospina gracilis Nb-211:
- a CDS encoding deoxyhypusine synthase family protein, protein MAYKDFIKSLHPLDSEEKKLKKNLLKTKISPIDYAQIKSVADLVDAFKDSSIQARNVGMCASIFERMLTDKERPTIMLGLAGPLIAAGLRKVIRDLIHHNMVDVVVSTGAILYQDYYAAKGSGHYRGSPHADDRVLRDLLINRIYDTYVDEEKFAYYDSMIGSFADTLKPRAYSSREFLHYLSKSIDDPESILVTARKKGVPIFCPAINDSSIGIGLTEHYYVAKQEGRKPLTIDSIRDNYEITQIVCKSKRTSAFYVAGGVPKNYINDSIVMSYIFGKNTGGHKYAIQMTTDSPHWGGLSGSTLAEAQSWGKINREANHCMAFVEPSVSLPLIFGSAFQKKAHKNRPKLSIKWSRENLKEFKVKK, encoded by the coding sequence ATGGCCTACAAAGATTTCATCAAAAGTCTTCATCCCCTCGATTCCGAAGAAAAAAAGCTCAAAAAAAACCTGCTGAAAACCAAAATTTCACCCATTGACTACGCGCAGATCAAAAGCGTGGCCGACTTGGTGGATGCGTTCAAAGACTCGTCGATCCAGGCGCGCAATGTGGGCATGTGCGCCAGCATTTTTGAGAGAATGCTGACCGACAAGGAACGTCCGACCATCATGCTGGGGCTGGCGGGTCCGTTGATTGCGGCGGGATTGAGGAAGGTCATTCGCGATCTCATTCATCACAACATGGTCGATGTGGTGGTTTCCACCGGCGCGATTCTGTACCAGGATTACTATGCGGCAAAAGGATCCGGCCATTATCGCGGCAGTCCGCATGCCGACGACCGGGTTCTTCGCGACCTGTTGATCAACCGCATCTACGATACGTATGTGGATGAAGAAAAGTTCGCATACTACGATTCCATGATCGGCTCGTTTGCCGATACGCTGAAACCGCGTGCCTACTCCAGCCGCGAGTTTTTGCATTACCTTTCGAAGTCAATCGACGATCCGGAATCCATCCTCGTCACCGCGCGCAAAAAAGGCGTGCCCATTTTTTGCCCCGCCATCAACGATTCCAGCATCGGCATCGGGTTGACCGAGCATTACTACGTTGCCAAGCAGGAGGGCCGGAAGCCGCTCACCATCGACTCCATCCGCGACAACTACGAGATCACGCAGATCGTCTGCAAATCCAAACGCACCTCGGCGTTTTATGTGGCGGGCGGCGTGCCGAAGAACTACATCAACGATTCGATCGTGATGAGTTACATCTTCGGCAAAAACACCGGCGGGCACAAGTACGCGATCCAGATGACTACGGATTCTCCTCACTGGGGTGGGTTGAGTGGCAGCACTCTGGCGGAGGCGCAGTCCTGGGGCAAGATCAACAGGGAAGCGAATCACTGCATGGCGTTCGTAGAGCCCAGCGTGTCCCTGCCGCTTATCTTTGGCTCGGCTTTTCAGAAAAAAGCGCACAAAAACCGGCCGAAGTTGTCCATCAAGTGGTCCCGCGAAAATCTGAAAGAGTTCAAGGTCAAAAAATAA
- a CDS encoding peroxiredoxin, which translates to MLQVGTEAPDFLVNDHNGNRVTLKDLRGRKVILWFFPKADTPGCTMEGQGFRDAFDQFKEKNTTILGVSLDNEADNKAFAEKFNFPYPLLCDVGREISLAYHAIKSKDDQYAARITYVIDENGKIVEAIDQVDTKNHANDLCSRI; encoded by the coding sequence ATGCTGCAAGTTGGAACGGAAGCACCGGATTTTCTGGTCAACGATCACAACGGGAATCGCGTCACGTTGAAAGACCTGCGGGGCAGGAAGGTGATCCTGTGGTTTTTCCCGAAAGCAGACACGCCCGGTTGCACCATGGAGGGACAGGGCTTCCGCGATGCGTTCGACCAGTTCAAGGAAAAGAACACGACGATCCTGGGCGTCAGCCTGGACAATGAAGCCGACAACAAGGCGTTCGCCGAAAAATTCAATTTTCCGTATCCCCTGTTGTGCGACGTCGGGCGGGAAATTTCCCTCGCGTACCATGCCATCAAGAGCAAGGACGATCAGTACGCCGCGCGCATCACTTACGTTATCGATGAAAACGGCAAGATTGTGGAAGCGATCGACCAGGTGGACACGAAAAACCACGCTAACGACCTGTGCTCCCGCATTTGA
- a CDS encoding DUF1232 domain-containing protein, with protein MEDRSLSKRILVAVAGLLGLLYLINPTAGVFELIPDNLPLVGNLDEAAACALVLAALRYYGIDLTAFLGRGLKPGDTGDKDGGKRRP; from the coding sequence ATGGAGGATCGGAGCCTGAGCAAACGCATTCTCGTGGCCGTGGCGGGCCTGCTGGGCCTGCTTTATCTCATCAACCCCACCGCCGGGGTTTTCGAGTTGATCCCCGACAACCTGCCTCTCGTCGGCAATCTGGACGAGGCCGCCGCCTGCGCCCTGGTGCTGGCCGCTCTCCGGTATTATGGTATTGATCTTACAGCCTTTCTCGGTCGCGGGCTGAAGCCCGGCGACACCGGGGACAAGGACGGTGGCAAGCGCCGTCCGTGA
- the ispD gene encoding 2-C-methyl-D-erythritol 4-phosphate cytidylyltransferase, whose protein sequence is MKVAAVIPAAGQGVRMGTNVPKQFLTLCGKPILQHTLEVFERCGAVNEIVLAVPESDLDMVRQLAESVSTKIKNVVIGGKQRQDSVYNGFQALDADTDLVVVHDGVRPFVRTEHIEASIAAAREDGAAIVAIPLSDTIKKVNKEQFVERTVDRTGLWRMQTPQTFRYALLKEAFSKALADGFYGTDEGSLIERLGHPLKIIPGSELNIKITRTEDLALGEKIVELLANG, encoded by the coding sequence ATGAAAGTGGCCGCCGTCATTCCCGCCGCCGGACAGGGTGTGCGCATGGGAACGAATGTCCCAAAACAGTTTTTGACCCTTTGCGGAAAACCCATTCTGCAACACACCCTTGAAGTGTTTGAACGGTGTGGTGCGGTGAATGAAATCGTGCTCGCGGTGCCGGAGTCCGATCTCGACATGGTGCGGCAGTTGGCGGAGTCGGTTTCCACCAAAATCAAAAACGTGGTGATTGGCGGAAAACAGCGGCAGGACTCGGTCTATAACGGCTTCCAGGCGCTGGATGCGGATACGGACCTCGTCGTGGTGCATGACGGAGTGCGGCCGTTCGTGCGAACCGAACACATTGAAGCGTCCATTGCCGCCGCACGGGAGGACGGTGCGGCGATCGTCGCCATTCCGCTCAGCGACACGATCAAGAAAGTGAACAAGGAACAGTTCGTCGAACGCACCGTGGACCGGACCGGGTTGTGGCGCATGCAGACGCCACAGACGTTCCGTTACGCGTTGCTCAAGGAAGCGTTTTCAAAAGCTCTCGCGGATGGGTTCTACGGCACGGACGAAGGATCGCTCATCGAGCGGCTGGGACATCCGTTGAAAATCATTCCCGGTTCGGAACTCAACATCAAAATCACGCGGACGGAAGACCTGGCGCTGGGTGAAAAAATCGTCGAACTGCTTGCAAACGGGTGA
- the radA gene encoding DNA repair protein RadA, with the protein MAKTLTAFVCQSCGHRAPKWMGKCPACEDWNTLVEEAAPPAADHKRAPRIKKETPSLQPITQVSEAPSSRLPTGIEEFDRTLGGGLVPGSLVLIGGDPGIGKSTLVLQSMWRVAQAGKKVLYVSGEESPEQIKLRAQRLGCLDDNLIIGAEICIEEVLRLVDQAKPDVLVLDSIQTFYTVDLQSAPGSIGQVREVAFKVFQECKTRSLPVVIIGHITKEGAIAGPKSLEHIVDAVLYFEGERGHSYRILRAIKNRFGATPEMGVFEMSQEGLTPVGNPSEIFLAERPQDTTGSVIVATMEGTRPLLVEVQALVSASSSIGMPRRMATGVDPNRMTLLVAIMEKRLGLNLAGEDIFVNLAGGIKVSEPAVDLGIAVAIASSFQNRPVDPGVVVVGEVGLTGEVRSVVQLEPRLLEAASLGFSRCVVPHSARKAPGGGSPAIDVVRVKTLAETLETIL; encoded by the coding sequence ATGGCGAAAACCCTGACCGCGTTTGTGTGCCAGTCGTGTGGGCACCGCGCTCCCAAATGGATGGGCAAATGCCCCGCGTGCGAGGACTGGAACACGCTGGTGGAGGAAGCCGCGCCCCCGGCGGCGGATCACAAACGCGCTCCCCGCATTAAAAAAGAAACACCGTCCCTGCAACCCATCACGCAGGTGTCGGAAGCGCCGTCCTCGCGCCTGCCCACGGGGATCGAGGAGTTCGACCGCACGCTGGGCGGCGGGCTGGTCCCGGGGTCGCTGGTGTTGATCGGTGGTGATCCGGGCATCGGCAAGTCCACGCTTGTTCTGCAAAGCATGTGGCGCGTGGCGCAGGCGGGCAAAAAGGTGCTGTACGTTTCCGGTGAGGAGTCCCCGGAACAGATCAAACTGCGAGCCCAACGCCTCGGTTGTCTGGATGACAACCTCATCATCGGTGCAGAGATCTGCATTGAAGAGGTTCTGCGCCTGGTCGATCAGGCCAAGCCCGATGTGCTGGTGCTCGATTCCATCCAGACGTTTTACACCGTGGATCTGCAATCCGCGCCGGGGAGCATCGGCCAGGTGCGCGAGGTGGCGTTCAAGGTGTTTCAGGAATGCAAGACGCGCTCGCTTCCGGTGGTCATCATCGGTCACATCACGAAAGAGGGCGCCATCGCCGGGCCCAAATCGCTCGAGCACATCGTCGATGCGGTGCTGTATTTCGAGGGCGAGCGCGGCCACTCTTATCGTATCCTGCGCGCCATCAAGAACCGGTTCGGCGCGACGCCGGAGATGGGCGTGTTCGAAATGTCGCAGGAAGGATTGACGCCTGTCGGCAACCCGTCGGAAATTTTTCTGGCCGAGCGGCCGCAGGACACCACCGGGTCCGTCATCGTCGCCACCATGGAAGGCACGCGTCCTTTATTGGTCGAAGTGCAGGCGCTGGTCAGTGCGTCGTCCTCCATCGGCATGCCGCGTCGCATGGCGACCGGGGTCGATCCCAACCGCATGACGCTGTTGGTGGCGATCATGGAAAAGCGTCTGGGATTGAATCTCGCCGGTGAAGACATTTTCGTCAACCTGGCCGGCGGCATCAAAGTGTCGGAACCGGCGGTGGACCTGGGCATCGCCGTCGCCATCGCCAGCAGTTTTCAGAACCGGCCCGTCGATCCCGGCGTGGTGGTGGTCGGCGAGGTCGGCCTCACCGGCGAAGTGCGCTCGGTGGTGCAGTTGGAGCCGCGTCTTTTGGAAGCGGCGAGCCTCGGGTTTTCGCGTTGCGTGGTGCCGCACAGTGCGCGCAAGGCGCCGGGTGGTGGTTCGCCCGCCATCGACGTGGTGCGGGTGAAAACGCTTGCTGAAACGCTGGAAACGATTTTATAG
- the pal gene encoding peptidoglycan-associated lipoprotein Pal produces MNTLLKAKEMRLICGIAIFILAVGITGCAKKLAPEVENPPEEPVETVSVEPEPTPEPETQLEEGFGIQVQDTEESGAFITESPEQPVEETVESTTIPDFQVETPKEEATTQVEQMDMTNEPFVATPQENPVIEDTAKVFEQPEEPEKIEEARLLAFEPTAQVEDVYFAFDSFDLDEKSKDRLRANVEWLKQNPNAKVEIQGHCDERGTNNYNLGLGERRALATKKFLAAQGVDESRLHTISYGEEKPFCFESSENCWWRNRRAHFLISE; encoded by the coding sequence ATGAACACTTTACTCAAGGCAAAAGAAATGCGTTTGATTTGTGGCATTGCCATCTTTATTTTGGCGGTAGGGATCACCGGGTGCGCGAAGAAACTCGCACCAGAAGTGGAAAATCCTCCTGAGGAGCCCGTCGAAACCGTGTCGGTGGAACCGGAACCCACTCCAGAACCGGAAACCCAGTTGGAAGAGGGGTTCGGCATCCAGGTTCAGGATACAGAGGAAAGTGGTGCTTTCATCACGGAGTCTCCTGAACAGCCGGTGGAAGAAACGGTGGAGTCGACCACGATTCCGGATTTCCAGGTAGAGACGCCTAAGGAAGAGGCAACCACCCAGGTCGAACAGATGGACATGACTAACGAGCCGTTTGTGGCCACACCGCAGGAAAATCCGGTTATCGAGGATACCGCCAAGGTATTTGAACAGCCGGAAGAGCCGGAAAAAATCGAAGAGGCACGCCTGCTTGCTTTCGAGCCCACGGCACAGGTGGAAGATGTCTATTTTGCATTTGACAGTTTCGACCTCGATGAAAAAAGTAAAGACCGTCTGCGCGCCAACGTGGAATGGCTCAAGCAGAATCCCAACGCGAAAGTGGAAATCCAGGGACACTGCGACGAGCGCGGCACCAACAACTACAACCTGGGTCTCGGCGAGCGCCGGGCGCTGGCCACCAAGAAATTCCTGGCCGCTCAGGGCGTGGATGAAAGCCGTCTGCACACCATCAGTTACGGTGAAGAAAAACCGTTCTGCTTTGAAAGCAGTGAGAACTGCTGGTGGCGCAACCGCCGCGCGCATTTTCTGATTTCTGAATAA
- a CDS encoding energy transducer TonB: protein MSLHSSQFYNFNQMLVISVFVHCLMLTIVLFMPKTEWVQEKIRPVFTVELVEVPAIPGGQPGDLQEEGQKQKTVVPPQQEKTMEAPVAQKPLVKKPSATKPEPKPVPEPKSNFTTGEKSVKVDSLPFADTSKTKAGQSLSTLEQLDQVAKLPPTAKQTVNKKSSPTLLEDSLRELDALKTPSKSSGEKKKPGPSRVTEALKGFDTLQMEKHVPIEMPKPNPVAKKQDLSLEELEFAMLVERKIQSGTPDTTVTGRRELLDKLEELQKLKKSSQPVVIQKKTDTKEFETLIVQQMESTQQVLDKIASLDKQHEVEVSFDMGESLKAQPVKFKSRIWAVQSATLGKGVKGQGTGAAGKQTFVYQGPVGQAQAADPLSQYVGRVHQQIHRNWRNPLGAGHSEVKISFYIFRAGNIDQPELVASSGDEQLDKLALMAVKDSAPFPGFPPALKEPNLHITINFKYIAKK from the coding sequence ATGAGTTTGCATTCTTCACAGTTTTACAATTTCAACCAGATGCTCGTCATCAGTGTGTTCGTGCACTGCCTGATGCTGACCATCGTGCTGTTCATGCCGAAGACCGAATGGGTGCAGGAGAAAATCCGGCCCGTGTTCACGGTGGAGCTGGTGGAAGTTCCTGCCATTCCGGGAGGGCAACCCGGCGACCTGCAGGAAGAAGGGCAGAAGCAGAAAACCGTGGTGCCGCCGCAGCAAGAAAAAACGATGGAGGCTCCGGTGGCGCAGAAGCCGCTGGTGAAAAAACCGTCGGCGACCAAACCGGAGCCGAAGCCCGTACCGGAACCCAAAAGCAATTTCACCACGGGGGAAAAGAGCGTGAAGGTGGATAGCCTGCCGTTTGCCGACACGTCCAAAACCAAGGCGGGGCAGTCGCTGTCCACGCTGGAACAACTCGACCAGGTGGCGAAACTGCCGCCGACGGCCAAACAGACGGTCAATAAAAAATCATCGCCGACCTTGCTGGAGGATTCCCTGCGCGAACTGGATGCGTTGAAGACGCCCTCCAAGTCTTCGGGGGAGAAAAAGAAGCCGGGGCCTTCGCGCGTGACCGAAGCGTTGAAAGGGTTCGACACCCTGCAGATGGAGAAGCACGTTCCGATTGAAATGCCCAAGCCCAATCCGGTTGCGAAGAAACAGGATCTGAGCCTGGAGGAGTTGGAGTTCGCCATGCTGGTGGAACGCAAGATCCAAAGCGGCACGCCGGACACCACGGTCACCGGCCGGAGGGAATTGCTGGATAAACTGGAGGAGTTGCAGAAGCTCAAGAAATCGAGCCAGCCCGTAGTCATCCAGAAGAAAACGGACACGAAGGAGTTTGAAACGCTCATCGTTCAGCAGATGGAATCGACCCAGCAGGTTCTGGACAAGATCGCCTCGCTTGACAAGCAACATGAAGTGGAAGTCAGCTTTGACATGGGCGAGTCCCTCAAAGCCCAGCCGGTGAAATTCAAAAGCCGCATCTGGGCGGTGCAGTCCGCCACGCTGGGCAAGGGCGTGAAGGGACAAGGCACCGGCGCCGCCGGCAAGCAGACCTTCGTGTACCAGGGCCCGGTGGGACAGGCGCAGGCGGCCGACCCGCTTTCGCAGTATGTCGGCCGTGTGCATCAGCAGATTCATAGAAACTGGAGGAACCCCCTTGGCGCGGGGCACAGCGAGGTGAAGATTTCTTTTTATATTTTCCGTGCAGGCAACATCGATCAACCGGAACTGGTGGCCAGTTCCGGCGATGAACAGTTGGACAAGCTGGCGCTCATGGCGGTCAAGGACTCGGCTCCGTTTCCCGGTTTTCCTCCCGCATTGAAAGAGCCCAACCTGCATATCACCATCAACTTCAAATACATTGCGAAAAAATAA
- a CDS encoding ExbD/TolR family protein has product MDYRKDPRLMADINVTPFVDVMLVLLVIFMITAPLMQHGMDVDLPEESTETVEVKDVPTISIRSNKKVYYDKEELVTLVQLGEKLQRYLENNEKGSVYFRADRNLDYGYVVKVMATIRRAGVKNIGMMTEPGE; this is encoded by the coding sequence ATGGATTACCGCAAAGACCCCCGCCTGATGGCGGACATCAACGTCACCCCGTTCGTGGACGTCATGCTGGTGCTTTTGGTCATCTTCATGATCACCGCACCGCTCATGCAACACGGCATGGACGTGGACCTGCCGGAAGAAAGCACCGAGACGGTGGAGGTGAAGGACGTGCCCACCATCTCCATCCGCAGTAACAAGAAGGTGTATTACGACAAGGAAGAGTTGGTGACACTGGTGCAGTTGGGCGAGAAACTGCAACGCTACCTGGAAAACAACGAGAAGGGATCGGTGTATTTCCGCGCCGACCGCAATCTGGATTACGGTTACGTGGTGAAGGTCATGGCCACCATCCGCCGCGCGGGCGTGAAAAACATCGGCATGATGACCGAGCCGGGCGAATGA
- the tolQ gene encoding protein TolQ, with product METLNPSTMPLSIFEMVSRSSTMAKAVLVLLLIFSIVSWAIILTKFIAYRKAKQEDQSFLRVFSQSSSLVNIYNFSQKLKYSPVARVFLTGYSELYRYSGNNEQTREAGMAREVALSEQDLKGIGLSLTKAINHEIERLAHRLDFLATTGSTTPFIGLFGTVWGIMHSFRMIGVKGSASIGGVAPGIAEALIATAAGLFAAIPAVVFYNYLNAKIRGFTARMDDFSRDFLFMSEKDFLRKPVDY from the coding sequence ATGGAAACGCTCAATCCATCGACCATGCCTCTCAGCATCTTTGAAATGGTTTCCCGTTCCAGCACCATGGCGAAAGCGGTTCTGGTACTGCTTCTCATATTCAGCATCGTGTCCTGGGCCATCATCCTGACCAAGTTCATCGCTTACCGCAAAGCCAAGCAGGAGGACCAGAGTTTCCTGCGCGTGTTCAGCCAGAGTTCCAGCCTGGTCAACATCTACAATTTCTCGCAGAAGCTGAAGTACAGTCCGGTGGCGCGGGTGTTTCTGACCGGCTATTCGGAGCTGTATCGCTACAGCGGCAACAACGAGCAGACGCGCGAAGCCGGAATGGCGCGGGAGGTGGCGCTCTCCGAGCAGGACCTCAAGGGCATCGGCCTGTCGTTGACTAAAGCGATCAATCACGAGATCGAACGGCTGGCGCACCGCCTGGACTTTCTCGCCACCACCGGAAGCACGACGCCGTTCATCGGCCTGTTCGGCACCGTGTGGGGCATCATGCATTCGTTCCGCATGATCGGGGTGAAAGGCTCGGCCAGCATCGGCGGTGTCGCGCCGGGCATCGCCGAGGCGTTGATCGCCACAGCGGCGGGCCTGTTCGCGGCGATTCCGGCGGTCGTGTTCTACAACTACCTGAACGCCAAGATCCGCGGCTTCACCGCACGCATGGACGACTTTTCCCGCGATTTTCTGTTCATGTCCGAAAAGGACTTTCTGCGCAAACCCGTCGATTACTGA
- the efp gene encoding elongation factor P has product MANYISGNSIRAGHVIVYNKDLYRVMKAEHRTPGNKRAFMQAKLRSLKDGTQTEVKFRADEEIERATLEQSEMEFLYEDPTSGYCFMNSETFEQIFIEADVLGDVKLYLLPNSRVTVEFHDGRPIGVQPPETVELKVVDTEPQLRGATVSGSGKPATLETGLVVTVPQFVDIGEVIRVSTSTGAYQERVKG; this is encoded by the coding sequence ATGGCGAACTACATCAGCGGCAACTCCATCCGTGCCGGTCACGTGATCGTGTATAACAAGGACCTGTACCGGGTGATGAAGGCCGAGCACCGCACCCCCGGCAACAAGCGCGCCTTCATGCAGGCCAAACTGCGCAGTCTGAAAGACGGCACCCAGACCGAGGTCAAGTTCCGCGCTGACGAGGAAATCGAGCGCGCCACCTTGGAACAGTCGGAGATGGAGTTTCTGTACGAAGACCCGACCAGCGGCTACTGCTTCATGAACAGTGAAACCTTCGAGCAGATTTTCATCGAGGCCGACGTGCTGGGCGACGTGAAGCTGTACCTGCTTCCCAACAGCCGTGTGACCGTGGAGTTTCACGACGGCCGGCCGATCGGCGTGCAACCGCCGGAGACGGTCGAGTTGAAAGTGGTCGATACCGAGCCGCAATTGCGCGGCGCCACCGTATCCGGTTCCGGCAAGCCCGCGACGCTCGAGACGGGTCTGGTTGTCACCGTGCCGCAGTTCGTGGACATCGGCGAAGTCATCCGCGTGTCCACTTCCACCGGCGCTTACCAGGAACGCGTGAAAGGCTGA
- a CDS encoding class I SAM-dependent methyltransferase, translating to MDCPLCAAPTRRFAHNPQRKYRLCDTCHLISVPPGSLPSREEEETRYREHENSLDNPGYVAMFMDKIRHIKEHCPRARTALDYGCGYEPVLATLLQREGYRAEKYDSIFFPDLPEDRRFDVVISTETFEHFHDPAREMDRICQLLEPEGSLAVMTRFYTEMSPEPNASSFLNWYYQRDPTHVCFYRLETFDWIGRAWGFRRVFDNGKDFVILQRTGRTGV from the coding sequence ATGGACTGCCCGCTCTGCGCCGCCCCCACCCGGAGGTTCGCCCACAACCCACAACGCAAATACCGCCTGTGCGACACCTGCCACCTGATTTCCGTGCCGCCCGGGTCACTCCCTTCCCGCGAGGAGGAGGAAACGCGTTACCGCGAACACGAAAACAGCCTCGACAACCCCGGCTACGTCGCCATGTTCATGGACAAAATCCGCCATATAAAGGAACACTGCCCGCGGGCCAGGACGGCGCTCGATTACGGTTGCGGCTACGAACCGGTATTGGCCACCCTGTTGCAACGCGAGGGCTACCGTGCCGAAAAGTACGATTCCATTTTCTTCCCGGATTTGCCTGAGGACAGGCGTTTCGATGTCGTCATTTCCACCGAAACCTTCGAGCATTTCCATGATCCGGCGCGGGAGATGGACCGCATCTGCCAACTGCTGGAACCTGAGGGATCCCTCGCGGTGATGACGCGGTTTTATACGGAGATGAGCCCGGAGCCGAATGCTTCGTCGTTTCTCAACTGGTACTACCAGCGCGACCCCACCCACGTCTGCTTTTACCGGCTGGAGACGTTCGACTGGATCGGCCGCGCCTGGGGCTTTCGGCGCGTGTTCGACAACGGCAAGGATTTCGTCATTCTGCAACGCACAGGCCGGACAGGCGTTTAA
- the ettA gene encoding energy-dependent translational throttle protein EttA, whose amino-acid sequence MAGEYIFSISQLRKTYGAKTVFEDINLYFYHGAKIGIVGENGTGKSTLLRIMAGEDQEFEGKAQPLKGTRVGILHQEPQLDPNKTVREVVEEAFEPIQKLINEFNEVSASMAEALPEEEMERAMERMGKLQDAIDAVDGWELDRQIEVAMDALVLPPDDQKTGTLSGGEKRRVALCRLLLLKPDIILMDEPTNHLDAETVAWLENTLKEYPGNVIVSTHDRYFLDNITKWILELESGRGIPFEGNYSSWLQQKASRLAQKEKTESSLRKRLEKELEWINTNPGARRTKNKSRIKEFEKLSQKKADNGDNSLDIQIAPGPQLGDKVIEVRGLSKGYGDTPLIEDLTFSIPRGGIVGVIGPNGTGKTTLFRMIVGEEQPDGGALEVGPSVKLSYVDQHRDELDDNKTVFEEITGGTDQIEVGDRVMNSRAYVARFNFRGSDQQKKVGNLSGGERNRLHLAKLLRRGGNVLLLDEPTNDLDVTTLGNLENAILDFPGCVVVISHDRFFLDRICTHLLVFEGNSKVRWFEGNFEAYQEVRRQELGGREENRRSKYKKLTLH is encoded by the coding sequence ATGGCTGGCGAATATATTTTTTCCATTTCCCAACTGCGCAAAACCTACGGCGCGAAAACGGTATTCGAGGACATCAATCTCTATTTTTACCACGGCGCGAAGATCGGTATTGTCGGCGAAAACGGCACCGGCAAGTCCACCCTGCTCCGCATCATGGCGGGCGAGGACCAGGAGTTCGAGGGCAAGGCACAACCGCTGAAAGGCACGCGGGTCGGCATCCTGCACCAGGAACCGCAACTGGATCCAAACAAAACCGTGCGCGAGGTGGTGGAGGAAGCGTTCGAACCGATCCAGAAACTGATCAACGAGTTCAACGAAGTCAGCGCCAGCATGGCCGAGGCCCTGCCGGAAGAAGAGATGGAACGCGCCATGGAGCGCATGGGTAAGTTGCAGGATGCCATCGACGCGGTGGACGGCTGGGAGCTGGACCGGCAGATCGAGGTGGCGATGGACGCACTGGTTCTGCCGCCCGACGACCAGAAGACCGGCACGCTCTCCGGCGGTGAAAAACGCCGCGTCGCCTTGTGCCGCCTGCTTTTGCTCAAGCCCGATATCATCTTGATGGACGAGCCCACCAACCACCTCGACGCGGAAACCGTTGCCTGGCTGGAGAACACCTTAAAGGAATACCCCGGCAACGTCATCGTCTCCACCCACGACCGCTATTTTCTCGACAACATCACCAAGTGGATTCTGGAATTGGAGAGCGGACGCGGCATCCCGTTCGAGGGCAACTATTCGTCGTGGCTCCAGCAGAAGGCATCGCGCCTGGCGCAGAAAGAGAAGACCGAGTCCAGCCTGCGTAAACGGCTGGAGAAGGAATTGGAATGGATCAACACCAATCCCGGCGCGCGCAGAACCAAGAATAAAAGCCGCATCAAGGAATTCGAAAAACTGTCGCAGAAAAAAGCCGACAACGGCGACAACAGCCTCGATATCCAGATCGCGCCCGGCCCGCAGCTGGGCGACAAGGTGATTGAGGTGCGCGGCCTCAGCAAGGGCTACGGCGACACGCCCTTGATCGAGGATCTCACGTTTTCCATTCCGCGCGGCGGCATCGTCGGCGTCATCGGTCCCAACGGCACCGGCAAAACGACGCTGTTCCGCATGATCGTCGGCGAAGAACAACCCGACGGCGGCGCGCTGGAGGTGGGGCCGAGCGTGAAACTCTCATACGTCGATCAACACCGCGATGAACTCGATGACAATAAAACCGTGTTCGAGGAAATCACCGGCGGCACCGACCAGATCGAAGTCGGCGACCGCGTCATGAACTCCCGCGCCTACGTCGCGCGTTTCAACTTCCGCGGCAGTGACCAGCAGAAAAAAGTCGGCAACCTGTCGGGCGGCGAACGCAACCGCCTGCACCTGGCGAAACTCCTGCGGCGCGGCGGCAACGTGCTGTTGCTCGACGAACCGACCAACGACCTCGACGTCACCACCCTCGGCAACCTGGAAAACGCAATCCTCGATTTTCCCGGTTGCGTGGTGGTCATCAGCCATGACCGGTTTTTTCTCGACCGTATCTGCACGCATCTTTTGGTATTCGAGGGCAACAGCAAGGTGCGCTGGTTCGAGGGCAACTTCGAAGCTTATCAGGAAGTGCGGCGCCAGGAGCTGGGCGGACGCGAGGAAAACCGCCGGTCGAAGTACAAGAAACTCACCCTGCATTGA